Proteins encoded in a region of the Acaryochloris thomasi RCC1774 genome:
- a CDS encoding WecB/TagA/CpsF family glycosyltransferase yields the protein MTPFRASHRIPVTDIDIHALSLNQHVQQIIRWAKQNMSRSVCVANVHMLMEAHWNNTFRQILRSADLVTPDGMPLVWMLRLLGAYGQERVAGMDLFTGLCQEAQSQNVSIFCVGSQTQILAKMRCRLENEYPALQIAGMEPLPFRSLTAREDRDLTNQINQTQAGLLFVSLGCPKQEQWIAQHRGKINATMIGLGGVFPVYAGIHKHAPQWVRTSGLEWAYRLCQEPRRLWRRYASTIPPFIWLAIQQLIRCKWIEMKNSDAIRNIGS from the coding sequence ATGACTCCATTTAGAGCATCTCATCGCATTCCGGTTACTGACATTGATATTCATGCGCTGTCTCTCAATCAGCACGTCCAGCAGATCATTCGCTGGGCTAAGCAGAATATGAGTCGCTCTGTCTGCGTTGCCAACGTCCATATGCTGATGGAAGCCCACTGGAATAATACCTTCAGGCAAATTTTGCGTTCGGCTGACTTAGTGACGCCAGACGGGATGCCGCTGGTGTGGATGCTGCGGTTATTGGGTGCTTACGGTCAAGAACGAGTCGCCGGGATGGATCTTTTTACAGGTCTCTGTCAAGAAGCTCAGAGCCAAAACGTGAGTATCTTCTGTGTGGGGTCTCAGACCCAAATTTTAGCTAAGATGCGCTGCCGTCTAGAGAATGAATACCCTGCTTTGCAGATCGCCGGGATGGAACCACTCCCCTTTCGATCGCTCACTGCCAGAGAAGATCGAGACCTAACCAATCAGATCAATCAGACTCAGGCGGGGCTGCTGTTCGTCTCTCTGGGCTGCCCCAAACAAGAACAGTGGATTGCTCAGCATCGCGGCAAAATCAACGCGACCATGATTGGCCTTGGGGGTGTCTTTCCGGTATACGCAGGGATTCACAAACACGCACCCCAGTGGGTCCGCACCTCGGGTCTGGAATGGGCCTATCGACTGTGCCAGGAACCCAGGAGGCTTTGGCGACGCTATGCATCAACCATTCCCCCGTTTATCTGGCTGGCGATTCAACAGCTCATCAGATGTAAGTGGATCGAAATGAAGAACTCCGATGCCATCAGAAATATTGGCTCTTAA